A stretch of the Ochrobactrum sp. BTU1 genome encodes the following:
- a CDS encoding antifreeze protein has protein sequence MSIRTITAFAGTAIILGASAFAFSSPASALTMKECSAKYQAAKDAGTLGHVKWNDFRKAQCDDAAAAPAAPAAPAKKAAAPAKSAATTAADDAKGLTMKQCSAKYQAAKDAGTDGGAKWNDFRKAECGPGADAVALTTDGNSEPAAPTVAAPKGVKFPTAVSAKYSSESAGKARMHTCLEQYHTLKDANALGGLKWVQKGGGYYSLCNARLKGNS, from the coding sequence ATGTCTATTCGTACCATTACAGCCTTTGCTGGTACCGCAATCATTCTAGGCGCATCTGCCTTTGCTTTTTCATCTCCTGCAAGCGCGTTGACGATGAAAGAATGTAGCGCGAAATATCAGGCCGCCAAAGATGCTGGCACGCTTGGCCATGTAAAGTGGAACGACTTCCGCAAAGCCCAGTGTGATGATGCAGCTGCAGCTCCGGCTGCTCCAGCAGCTCCCGCAAAGAAAGCTGCCGCACCGGCGAAAAGTGCAGCGACGACAGCTGCAGATGATGCCAAAGGTCTTACCATGAAGCAGTGCAGTGCCAAATATCAGGCGGCAAAAGATGCCGGTACTGATGGCGGTGCCAAGTGGAATGACTTCCGTAAAGCGGAATGTGGTCCAGGTGCTGATGCTGTAGCACTCACCACGGATGGCAATTCTGAACCTGCTGCTCCAACAGTAGCGGCACCAAAGGGTGTTAAATTCCCAACGGCTGTTTCGGCAAAATACTCTAGCGAATCTGCTGGCAAGGCACGTATGCACACCTGTCTTGAGCAGTATCACACTCTGAAAGACGCTAATGCACTTGGTGGATTGAAGTGGGTTCAGAAGGGCGGCGGATACTACAGCCTCTGCAATGCGCGCCTCAAGGGTAATTCATAA
- a CDS encoding DUF423 domain-containing protein produces MSIQRNDQPRNALFGTLAGLCGALAIASYAGAAHGGENHLGTIAPMLLGHAPVLLVLSLIVPNSRVANIGGALLVVGLVLFCGDLFMRDMTSNRLFPMAAPTGGSLMILGWLVVGISSWFKKT; encoded by the coding sequence ATGTCGATCCAACGGAATGATCAGCCTCGCAATGCTCTGTTCGGCACACTCGCTGGTCTATGCGGGGCTCTGGCAATTGCGTCGTATGCAGGTGCGGCTCATGGCGGGGAAAACCATCTTGGCACTATCGCACCAATGCTTCTTGGTCATGCTCCAGTTCTGCTTGTTTTATCGCTGATCGTGCCGAACAGTCGTGTAGCGAATATTGGCGGGGCATTACTGGTGGTCGGGTTGGTCTTGTTTTGCGGAGACCTGTTTATGCGGGACATGACCAGTAACAGACTCTTCCCAATGGCAGCGCCTACAGGCGGAAGCCTGATGATTCTTGGCTGGCTCGTGGTCGGTATCAGCAGCTGGTTCAAGAAAACCTGA